In Tsuneonella amylolytica, one genomic interval encodes:
- a CDS encoding CopD family protein, whose amino-acid sequence MENALAMTYLWLKAGHVIFVIFWMAGLFMLPRYLVYHQEALDRGGPDSPEVADWIDRERKLLKIILLPSIVVVWVLGILLATTTGAWSEPWLHAKLFLVLLLSGYHGYMSAYAKKLARGERSLTGKKLRLLNEVPGLVAALIVVLVIVRPL is encoded by the coding sequence ATGGAAAACGCCCTCGCGATGACCTATCTATGGCTCAAGGCCGGTCACGTCATCTTCGTGATCTTCTGGATGGCGGGCCTGTTCATGCTCCCGCGCTATCTCGTCTATCACCAGGAAGCGCTGGACCGCGGCGGGCCGGACTCGCCCGAGGTCGCCGACTGGATCGACCGGGAGAGAAAGCTCCTGAAGATCATCCTGCTGCCGTCGATCGTTGTCGTCTGGGTGCTGGGCATCCTGCTCGCCACGACGACCGGTGCCTGGTCCGAGCCCTGGCTGCATGCCAAGCTGTTCCTGGTGCTGCTGCTGTCGGGCTACCACGGCTATATGTCGGCCTACGCGAAGAAGCTGGCACGCGGCGAACGGTCGCTCACCGGCAAGAAGCTGCGGTTGCTCAATGAGGTTCCGGGCCTCGTGGCGGCGCTCATCGTCGTGCTGGTGATCGTCCGCCCGCTCTGA
- a CDS encoding Maf family protein, with the protein MTLVLASKSASRRAMLEAAGVAFESRPADVDERGLEASLAGARPDQIALALAEAKAFAIDAPGLLVLGSDSLVVVGERRFDKPATREEAAEYLRAFSGRAMQLHSAAAIARDGAVVWRHGAVATLQVRVLSDAFIADYLDAEWPAVSHCVGVFRIEGRGVQLFERIDGDQFTVLGMPLLPVLGALRELGALPA; encoded by the coding sequence ATGACTCTCGTGCTCGCTTCGAAGAGCGCATCGCGGCGCGCGATGCTAGAAGCCGCGGGGGTCGCCTTCGAAAGCCGGCCCGCGGATGTGGACGAACGCGGTCTCGAAGCCTCTCTCGCCGGTGCGCGTCCGGACCAGATCGCACTGGCCCTCGCCGAGGCAAAAGCGTTTGCGATCGACGCGCCGGGACTCCTCGTACTGGGTAGCGACTCGCTGGTCGTCGTGGGGGAGCGACGTTTCGACAAACCTGCGACCCGCGAAGAGGCGGCCGAATATCTGCGCGCGTTCTCCGGGCGGGCGATGCAACTGCATTCGGCCGCCGCGATTGCGCGGGACGGGGCTGTGGTCTGGCGTCACGGCGCGGTCGCCACGCTGCAGGTCCGCGTCCTGTCGGACGCATTCATCGCGGATTATCTCGACGCCGAATGGCCGGCGGTCTCCCACTGCGTCGGGGTCTTCCGCATCGAAGGGCGCGGCGTTCAGCTGTTCGAGCGGATCGACGGCGACCAGTTCACCGTACTGGGCATGCCGCTGCTGCCGGTGCTCGGCGCGTTGCGCGAACTCGGTGCGCTGCCCGCATGA
- the rho gene encoding transcription termination factor Rho → MHLRELKKKAPAELVAMAEDLGVEGASTMRRQDLMFCILRELAEDEEYEESIMGVGTIEVLQDGFGFLRSPEANYLAGPDDIYVSPNQVRKWGLRTGDTVEGEIRAPKEGERYFALTGLKSVNFEDPDQVRHRTNFDNLTPLYPEQKLSLDTLDPTVKDKSARVIDIISPQGKGQRALIVAPPRTGKTVLLQNIAKAITDNHPEVFLIVLLVDERPEEVTDMQRSVKGEVISSTFDEPATRHVQVAEMVIEKAKRLVEHKKHVVILLDSITRLGRAYNTVVPSSGKVLTGGVDANALQRPKRFFGAARNIEEGGSLSIIATALIDTGSRMDEVIFEEFKGTGNSEIVLDRKVADKRIFPALDVGKSGTRKEELLVEKDKLSKMWVLRRILMQMGTIDAMEFLLDKMKDSKTNEDFFATMNQ, encoded by the coding sequence ATGCATCTGAGAGAACTCAAGAAGAAAGCCCCGGCCGAACTCGTCGCCATGGCCGAGGATCTGGGCGTCGAGGGCGCAAGCACGATGCGCCGGCAGGACCTCATGTTCTGCATCCTGCGCGAACTCGCCGAGGACGAGGAATACGAGGAATCGATCATGGGCGTCGGCACCATCGAGGTGCTGCAGGACGGGTTCGGCTTCCTCCGCTCGCCCGAGGCGAACTACCTCGCCGGGCCCGACGATATCTACGTCAGCCCCAACCAGGTCCGTAAATGGGGCCTGCGCACCGGCGATACGGTGGAAGGTGAGATTCGTGCGCCGAAGGAAGGCGAGCGCTATTTCGCGCTGACCGGCCTCAAGAGCGTCAATTTCGAGGATCCCGACCAGGTCCGCCACCGGACGAACTTCGACAACCTGACGCCGCTGTATCCGGAGCAGAAGCTGTCGCTCGACACCCTCGACCCGACGGTGAAGGACAAGTCGGCCCGGGTGATCGACATCATTTCGCCGCAGGGCAAGGGCCAGCGCGCATTGATCGTCGCGCCGCCGCGCACGGGTAAGACGGTGCTCCTCCAGAACATCGCCAAGGCGATCACCGACAATCACCCCGAGGTGTTCCTCATCGTCCTGCTCGTCGACGAGCGGCCCGAGGAAGTCACGGACATGCAGCGCAGCGTAAAGGGCGAGGTCATCTCCTCGACCTTCGACGAACCCGCCACGCGCCACGTCCAGGTCGCCGAGATGGTGATCGAGAAGGCCAAGCGCCTGGTCGAGCACAAGAAGCACGTGGTGATCCTGCTGGACAGCATCACCCGCCTCGGCCGCGCCTACAACACGGTGGTGCCGAGCTCTGGCAAGGTGCTGACGGGCGGTGTCGACGCGAACGCGCTGCAGCGGCCTAAGCGCTTCTTCGGTGCCGCGCGCAATATCGAGGAAGGCGGCAGCCTTTCGATCATCGCCACCGCGCTGATCGACACCGGCAGCCGGATGGACGAGGTCATCTTCGAAGAGTTCAAGGGCACCGGCAACAGCGAAATCGTGCTCGACCGCAAGGTCGCCGACAAGCGTATCTTCCCCGCGCTCGACGTAGGCAAGAGCGGCACCCGCAAGGAAGAGCTGCTGGTCGAGAAGGACAAGCTGTCGAAGATGTGGGT
- a CDS encoding DUF1491 family protein: MDARIPAHLEVTAIRRIAEAQGGFATVLAKGDPDAGAIGVVIIGRDEPMTLFERIPQADGNRIFVRTLLQQTDNTNLFSDRIAKRRANDPDLWLIEADVPDRERFVAALPG, translated from the coding sequence GTGGACGCGCGCATCCCCGCGCACCTCGAAGTGACCGCGATCCGGCGAATCGCGGAAGCCCAAGGCGGCTTCGCAACGGTTCTTGCGAAGGGTGACCCGGATGCCGGTGCGATCGGTGTTGTCATTATCGGTCGCGATGAACCTATGACGCTATTCGAACGCATACCTCAAGCGGACGGGAACCGAATCTTCGTACGTACTCTCTTGCAACAGACTGATAATACAAACCTTTTTTCAGACAGAATCGCAAAGCGCCGCGCGAACGACCCCGATTTATGGTTAATTGAGGCGGACGTCCCAGATAGGGAACGGTTCGTCGCAGCGTTGCCCGGCTGA
- the xth gene encoding exodeoxyribonuclease III — translation MRIATFNINGVKARLPRLIEWLEETRPTVACLQEIKSQDEGFPYEEFEKIGYKAIWHGQKGFNGVAILADGVDPVEAQRTLPGDPDDEHARYLEADVNGVRIVCLYLPNGNPVPGPKFEYKLAWMERLHIRMRELWALEMPVAVVGDFNVIPEDKDVWSPAAMAADALMQPQSRDAYARLLGDGWSDAIDTLNPRGGVWTFWDYQAGAWPRDHGFRIDHVLLSPELADRLVAAGVDKEYRGREKASDHTPVWVEIRD, via the coding sequence ATGCGTATCGCCACCTTCAACATCAACGGGGTCAAGGCCCGCCTGCCGCGCCTGATCGAATGGCTCGAGGAAACCCGGCCGACGGTCGCCTGTCTGCAGGAGATCAAGAGCCAGGACGAGGGGTTCCCCTACGAGGAATTCGAGAAGATCGGCTACAAGGCCATCTGGCACGGGCAGAAGGGTTTCAACGGCGTCGCGATACTCGCCGACGGGGTGGACCCCGTCGAAGCGCAGCGCACGCTGCCCGGCGACCCCGACGACGAGCACGCCCGTTACCTGGAAGCCGACGTGAACGGGGTGCGGATCGTTTGCCTGTACCTCCCCAACGGCAACCCGGTGCCGGGGCCCAAGTTCGAGTATAAGCTGGCGTGGATGGAACGTTTACATATCCGGATGCGCGAGCTCTGGGCGCTGGAGATGCCGGTCGCCGTGGTCGGCGACTTCAACGTCATACCCGAGGACAAGGATGTGTGGTCGCCCGCGGCGATGGCGGCGGATGCGCTCATGCAACCCCAGTCCCGCGACGCCTATGCCAGGCTTCTGGGTGACGGATGGTCCGATGCGATCGACACGCTCAACCCACGCGGCGGAGTGTGGACGTTCTGGGATTACCAGGCCGGCGCCTGGCCGCGCGACCATGGGTTTCGCATCGACCATGTGCTGCTGAGCCCCGAGCTGGCCGACCGGTTGGTCGCAGCAGGGGTCGACAAGGAATATCGCGGCCGGGAGAAGGCCAGCGACCACACCCCCGTCTGGGTCGAGATCCGGGACTGA
- a CDS encoding PaaI family thioesterase, whose protein sequence is MLPESSDTAYENGGAEIGSGAALHHRALERLYAAAPVNALFPSRLEIVGEGRSRLHFTIEPAVFHAAGAAHGTIYFKMLDDAAFYAANTLVTDRFLLTTSFNLHFTKPVRAGEIVAEGRWISGRKRVFVAESRLIDADGDEVGRGTGTFMRSRIPLSGLDGYRQA, encoded by the coding sequence ATGCTGCCTGAGTCGAGCGACACCGCATATGAAAACGGCGGCGCGGAAATCGGCTCCGGTGCAGCGCTGCATCACCGGGCGCTTGAGCGCCTCTACGCCGCGGCGCCGGTCAATGCATTGTTCCCGTCCCGCCTGGAAATCGTCGGCGAGGGGCGATCGCGGCTGCATTTTACGATAGAGCCGGCAGTTTTCCATGCAGCCGGCGCGGCGCACGGGACGATCTATTTCAAGATGCTCGACGATGCCGCGTTCTATGCCGCCAACACGCTGGTCACCGACCGTTTCCTGCTGACCACATCCTTCAACCTCCATTTCACCAAGCCAGTGCGTGCCGGAGAGATCGTGGCCGAGGGGCGCTGGATCAGCGGCCGAAAGCGAGTGTTTGTTGCCGAGTCCCGGCTTATTGATGCCGACGGCGACGAAGTCGGGCGCGGAACCGGAACGTTCATGCGGTCGCGCATCCCCCTGTCGGGGCTCGACGGTTATCGGCAGGCCTGA
- a CDS encoding shikimate dehydrogenase family protein: MSRSYAEVIGDPIAQSKSPAIHGFWLERLGIDAEYRACHVTAEGLADYLAARREDSDWRGCNVTMPHKQAIIPLLGQLDDLSAEVGAVNTVVREATGSLIGTNTDVGGFVEPLRTHLRPQHLFRMARVLGTGGAARAIVAGLARENLVLVLAGRDPAKARKILDELGMGGEHHAVDLAHFADPTDFAFDDREGCLDLVVNASPLGMHGQPPLAFDWSHAPPGAIAYDIVTDPVETEFLRDARAAGHRTIDGLVMLIGQAALAFEKFFGMAAPREHDEELRRILMR, encoded by the coding sequence ATGAGCCGGTCGTATGCCGAGGTGATCGGCGATCCCATCGCGCAGTCGAAATCGCCTGCGATCCACGGGTTCTGGCTGGAGAGGCTGGGTATCGACGCGGAATACCGCGCCTGCCACGTCACCGCGGAGGGACTAGCCGACTACCTTGCCGCGCGGCGCGAGGACTCCGACTGGCGCGGGTGCAACGTCACGATGCCGCACAAGCAGGCGATAATTCCGCTTCTGGGCCAACTCGATGATCTCTCGGCGGAAGTCGGGGCGGTGAATACCGTGGTGCGCGAGGCAACCGGTTCGCTCATCGGCACCAACACCGATGTCGGCGGTTTCGTTGAGCCGCTTCGCACGCATCTCAGGCCGCAGCACCTGTTTCGCATGGCGCGCGTGCTCGGTACGGGCGGGGCGGCTCGTGCGATCGTTGCCGGCTTGGCACGCGAAAATCTGGTCCTCGTGCTGGCCGGGCGGGACCCAGCGAAGGCCCGGAAGATACTCGACGAACTCGGCATGGGCGGCGAACACCACGCGGTCGATCTCGCGCATTTCGCCGATCCTACCGATTTCGCTTTCGACGACCGCGAAGGATGCCTCGACCTCGTCGTCAATGCCTCGCCGCTCGGCATGCACGGGCAGCCGCCGCTGGCCTTCGACTGGAGCCACGCCCCGCCAGGCGCGATCGCCTACGACATCGTGACCGATCCGGTGGAGACCGAATTCTTGCGCGATGCCCGCGCCGCCGGGCATCGCACGATCGACGGCCTCGTGATGCTCATCGGCCAGGCCGCACTCGCTTTCGAGAAATTCTTCGGCATGGCCGCGCCGCGCGAGCACGACGAGGAGCTGCGCCGGATCCTCATGCGATGA
- a CDS encoding PTS sugar transporter subunit IIA gives MTPVIFKLLPEAVWVDAPVDKAAILTALARRFAKVYALDESEVLDGLMEREALGSTGFGRSIALPHARIEGLRRPVAALLKLEAPVDFAAADRLPVDLVIGLLSPANAGAVHLHALAALSRLVRDEHMHRALTEAPDTETLYALLTNASDRDAA, from the coding sequence GTGACACCGGTTATCTTCAAGCTTCTTCCCGAGGCGGTGTGGGTCGATGCCCCGGTCGACAAGGCCGCGATCCTCACCGCCCTCGCGAGGCGATTCGCGAAGGTTTACGCGCTCGACGAGAGCGAGGTTCTCGACGGACTGATGGAGCGCGAGGCGCTGGGCAGTACCGGGTTCGGCCGCTCCATCGCCTTGCCCCATGCCCGGATCGAGGGATTGCGCCGTCCGGTCGCCGCGTTGCTGAAGCTCGAAGCGCCGGTTGATTTCGCGGCGGCCGACCGTTTGCCGGTCGATCTCGTCATCGGATTACTGTCGCCCGCCAACGCGGGGGCGGTGCATCTGCATGCGCTCGCCGCGCTGTCACGATTGGTGCGCGACGAACATATGCATCGCGCCCTGACCGAAGCGCCCGATACCGAAACGCTCTATGCCCTCCTGACCAACGCCTCCGACCGCGATGCTGCCTGA
- the dnaQ gene encoding DNA polymerase III subunit epsilon — MREIVFDTETTGLDPKTGDRMVEIGCIELVNRVPTGATYHAYFNPDRDMPAGAEAVHGLSAAFLSDKPRFREKCDELLAFIADSPLVAHNAGFDFGFLNAELDHCGLEAVCLTRMIDTVALAKRRHPGAKLSLDALCTRYGIDRSHRVKHGALLDAELLAQVYVELTGGRQIGLGLGSTATESTVVEITTAIVRDRPFRPARPHAATPEELARHAAFVDTIKGAIWAA, encoded by the coding sequence ATGCGTGAAATCGTGTTCGACACCGAAACTACCGGCCTCGACCCCAAGACTGGGGACCGGATGGTCGAGATCGGCTGTATCGAGCTGGTCAACCGGGTGCCAACCGGTGCGACGTATCACGCCTATTTCAATCCCGACCGCGACATGCCCGCGGGCGCCGAGGCCGTCCACGGCCTGTCTGCGGCGTTCCTGTCCGACAAGCCGCGTTTCCGCGAGAAGTGCGACGAACTTCTCGCTTTCATCGCGGACTCCCCGCTGGTGGCGCACAACGCCGGGTTCGACTTCGGCTTCCTCAACGCCGAACTCGATCACTGCGGGCTGGAGGCGGTGTGCCTCACGCGCATGATCGACACCGTCGCGCTCGCCAAGCGGCGCCACCCGGGCGCCAAGCTGTCGCTCGACGCGCTCTGCACGCGGTACGGCATCGACCGTAGCCACCGGGTCAAGCACGGCGCGCTGCTCGACGCCGAACTGCTGGCGCAAGTCTATGTGGAGTTGACCGGCGGCCGCCAGATCGGTCTCGGGCTCGGTTCGACGGCGACCGAGAGCACAGTGGTCGAAATCACGACCGCCATCGTGCGCGATCGGCCCTTCCGCCCAGCCCGTCCGCATGCCGCCACGCCCGAAGAATTGGCGCGCCACGCGGCGTTCGTCGACACTATCAAGGGAGCTATCTGGGCTGCCTGA
- the coaE gene encoding dephospho-CoA kinase (Dephospho-CoA kinase (CoaE) performs the final step in coenzyme A biosynthesis.), giving the protein MSRPFILGLTGSIGMGKSTVAAMFEAAGIPVFDADAEVRRLQGPGGTLVPPIEAAFPGSTGPDGVLREKLGALVFGDRDALARLEGIVHPAVGAARQAFLIEHAGEPLVVFDIPLLYEKGGADALDAVAVVSASAEAQRARVLARPGMTPEKFAHILSLQVPDAEKRARADYVIDTGTSMERTEAAVVALVAGLTGTRHAR; this is encoded by the coding sequence ATGAGCCGTCCCTTCATCCTCGGCCTCACCGGCTCGATCGGAATGGGCAAGTCGACCGTTGCGGCGATGTTCGAGGCTGCCGGCATCCCGGTGTTCGATGCCGACGCCGAAGTCCGGCGACTGCAGGGACCCGGCGGCACGCTCGTTCCCCCGATCGAGGCGGCCTTTCCCGGATCGACCGGTCCCGATGGCGTCCTGCGCGAAAAACTCGGCGCACTTGTTTTCGGGGACCGCGATGCGCTCGCCCGGCTGGAGGGGATCGTCCATCCCGCGGTCGGCGCGGCGCGGCAGGCGTTCCTGATCGAGCACGCCGGCGAGCCGCTCGTCGTGTTCGACATTCCCCTGCTCTATGAAAAGGGCGGTGCCGATGCGCTCGACGCGGTGGCGGTCGTCTCCGCCTCTGCCGAAGCCCAGCGGGCCCGCGTGCTCGCCCGTCCCGGCATGACCCCGGAAAAGTTCGCCCACATCCTTTCGCTCCAAGTTCCCGATGCCGAGAAGCGTGCCCGCGCGGACTACGTGATCGACACCGGCACCTCGATGGAGCGGACCGAGGCGGCGGTCGTCGCGCTCGTGGCCGGGCTGACCGGAACACGACACGCACGCTGA
- a CDS encoding cell wall hydrolase, producing the protein MQFHRSTIAALAATVILTLFTADGSGANAESSEISKAAATSAPIVELTDETVPATEPVDFVSREVAQPLPAETAAEDAAAAPTDASSLAELVADMPASASLSREMECLAGAIYFESRGEPLAGQLAVAQVIVNRSESGLFPGDYCGVVYQKSQFSFVRGGKMPGIKRGSAAWTRAKAIARIAHEGLWDSKAGDALFFHARYVKPSWSRTKIARATIDSHIFYR; encoded by the coding sequence ATGCAGTTTCATCGCTCGACCATCGCGGCGCTTGCCGCGACCGTAATACTTACCCTGTTCACCGCCGACGGATCCGGCGCCAACGCTGAATCAAGCGAGATCTCCAAGGCGGCCGCTACCTCGGCCCCCATCGTCGAACTGACCGACGAAACAGTCCCCGCGACCGAGCCGGTCGACTTCGTTTCTCGGGAGGTCGCCCAGCCCCTCCCCGCCGAAACCGCAGCCGAGGACGCGGCGGCTGCGCCCACCGACGCATCGTCGCTCGCCGAACTCGTTGCCGACATGCCGGCAAGCGCCAGCCTTTCGCGCGAAATGGAGTGCCTCGCCGGGGCGATCTACTTCGAGTCGCGCGGCGAACCTCTCGCCGGCCAACTGGCCGTTGCGCAGGTCATCGTGAACCGCAGCGAATCCGGCCTGTTCCCGGGCGATTACTGCGGCGTCGTCTACCAGAAGTCGCAGTTTTCGTTCGTGCGCGGCGGCAAGATGCCGGGCATCAAGCGCGGCTCTGCAGCCTGGACCCGGGCCAAGGCGATCGCCCGCATCGCCCACGAGGGTCTGTGGGACAGCAAGGCCGGCGATGCCCTGTTCTTCCATGCTCGCTACGTGAAGCCGAGCTGGAGCCGCACGAAGATCGCCCGCGCGACGATCGACAGCCACATCTTCTACCGCTGA
- a CDS encoding HesB/IscA family protein, which produces MAETLTLTDNAAKRVAAIAARQAKPAILRLSVEGGGCSGFQYKFDLAEAPEGDDSVSVTDGVKLVVDPVSFDLVAGSTVDFVESLGGAAFRVENPQAAAGCGCGSSFGI; this is translated from the coding sequence ATGGCCGAAACCCTCACCCTGACCGACAACGCGGCGAAGCGGGTCGCGGCGATCGCCGCGCGCCAGGCGAAGCCGGCGATCCTGCGCCTATCGGTCGAGGGCGGCGGCTGTTCGGGCTTCCAGTACAAGTTCGACCTCGCCGAAGCGCCGGAAGGCGACGATTCGGTCAGCGTGACCGATGGCGTGAAGCTGGTGGTCGACCCCGTCAGCTTCGACCTCGTCGCGGGCAGCACGGTCGATTTCGTCGAGTCGCTCGGCGGCGCGGCGTTCCGGGTGGAGAATCCTCAGGCAGCGGCCGGTTGCGGTTGCGGTTCCAGCTTCGGCATCTAG
- a CDS encoding pyruvate, water dikinase regulatory protein: MTRLHLHLLSDSTGETLEMIAKAALAQFDETDVQRHFWPMVRSRQHLDRIVPDLAANPGLVLFTLVNDETRARLEEHCVMLGLPAVPVLDAVTEALETHLGQEAHGRPGRQHAMDDAYFRRVDAIHYTIAHDDGIAHEDWEEADIVLAGVSRSSKTPTSIYLANRGYKVANIPLVVESPPPPALFTLRRPLVVGLTTAPDRLIQVRRNRLLTIAEGQETSYVDAERVAEEVRFARRMFADNDWPVIDVTRRSIEETAAAVIRLLTERDSRDTPPVIGPKPI, encoded by the coding sequence ATGACCCGCCTCCATCTCCACCTCCTGTCCGACTCCACCGGCGAAACGCTGGAGATGATTGCCAAGGCTGCACTCGCGCAGTTCGACGAGACCGACGTCCAGCGCCATTTCTGGCCGATGGTGCGCAGCCGCCAGCACCTCGACCGGATCGTGCCCGATCTGGCGGCCAATCCCGGCCTCGTCCTCTTCACTCTCGTCAACGACGAGACGCGCGCCCGGCTGGAAGAGCACTGCGTCATGCTCGGCCTGCCCGCGGTGCCCGTGCTCGATGCGGTGACCGAGGCGCTGGAAACCCACCTCGGCCAGGAAGCGCATGGGCGGCCTGGCCGCCAGCACGCGATGGACGACGCCTATTTCCGCCGTGTCGATGCCATCCACTACACCATCGCGCACGACGACGGTATCGCGCACGAGGACTGGGAAGAAGCCGACATCGTGCTTGCCGGGGTTTCGCGCAGTTCCAAGACCCCGACCAGCATCTACCTCGCCAATCGCGGGTACAAGGTCGCCAATATCCCGCTGGTGGTCGAAAGCCCGCCGCCGCCCGCGCTGTTCACGCTGCGCCGTCCGCTGGTGGTCGGCCTCACCACCGCGCCCGACCGTCTGATCCAGGTCCGGCGCAACCGGCTCCTTACGATCGCCGAAGGGCAGGAGACGAGCTACGTCGATGCCGAGCGCGTGGCCGAGGAGGTCCGCTTCGCCCGCCGCATGTTCGCCGACAACGACTGGCCGGTGATCGACGTGACCCGTCGCTCGATCGAGGAGACCGCCGCGGCGGTCATCCGCCTGCTGACCGAGCGCGACAGCCGCGACACCCCGCCGGTAATCGGGCCGAAGCCGATATGA
- the hpf gene encoding ribosome hibernation-promoting factor, HPF/YfiA family: MDIRVSGHQIETGAALQDHAEERLTAIVDKHFSRALSSNVTFGKAPAGAFSCDIVTHVTHGLILKAHGSAQDAHQALDQAAAKIEKQLRRYRRRLKDRHEQAHHAAREEEAAYTIFAAPDADADEVEDSDAPPIIAETTADVPEASVADAVMMLDLRDTNAMLFKNAGTGRHNMVYRRGDGSIGWVEPR; the protein is encoded by the coding sequence ATGGATATTCGCGTTTCGGGCCACCAGATCGAGACCGGCGCAGCTCTGCAGGATCATGCCGAGGAGCGCCTCACCGCAATCGTCGACAAGCATTTCAGCCGCGCTCTCTCCAGCAACGTGACGTTCGGCAAGGCTCCCGCGGGGGCGTTCAGCTGCGACATCGTGACGCACGTGACGCACGGACTGATCCTGAAGGCCCACGGTTCGGCGCAGGATGCGCACCAGGCGCTCGACCAAGCGGCGGCCAAGATCGAGAAGCAGTTGCGCCGCTACCGGCGGCGGCTGAAGGACCGGCACGAGCAGGCCCACCACGCCGCGCGCGAGGAAGAGGCCGCCTACACCATCTTCGCCGCCCCCGACGCCGATGCCGATGAAGTCGAGGATAGCGACGCGCCTCCGATCATCGCGGAGACAACCGCCGACGTGCCCGAGGCGTCCGTCGCCGATGCGGTCATGATGCTCGACCTGCGCGACACCAACGCGATGCTGTTCAAAAATGCGGGGACCGGCCGGCACAACATGGTCTATCGGCGGGGCGACGGTTCGATCGGCTGGGTCGAACCGCGCTGA
- the hemE gene encoding uroporphyrinogen decarboxylase — protein sequence MAGLLLDTLRGNRADQVPMWLMRQAGRYLPEYRELRAEKGGFLALVYDTEAAAEVTVQPIRRFGFDGAILFSDILIVPYAMGQDLQFLAGEGPHLSPRLADTTLSALQRVPERLEPIYATVDRVKALIGPQTTLLGFAGSPWTVATYMVNGEGSKDHHAARVMAYKDPGAFGAIVDAIADMTVDYLVGQIEAGAEAVQLFDSWSGSLAPDEFERWVIAPNARITAAVQARCPGVPVIGFPKGAGAKLAAYARETGVVAVGVDETIDPLWAARELPAGMPVQGNLDPLLLEAGGDRLVERTHAILEAFADRPHVFNLGHGIGQHTPIDHVVTLRDTVRAWRG from the coding sequence ATGGCCGGCCTTCTTCTCGATACCTTGCGCGGAAACCGGGCTGACCAGGTCCCGATGTGGCTGATGCGGCAGGCAGGCCGATACCTGCCCGAATACCGCGAGTTGCGCGCCGAAAAGGGCGGTTTCCTGGCGCTCGTCTACGATACCGAGGCGGCAGCCGAAGTGACCGTCCAGCCGATCCGGCGGTTCGGATTCGACGGGGCGATCCTGTTCTCCGACATCCTGATCGTGCCCTACGCGATGGGCCAGGACCTGCAGTTCCTTGCCGGCGAAGGACCACACCTCTCGCCCCGACTTGCCGATACCACGCTCAGTGCGCTGCAACGGGTGCCTGAGCGCCTCGAGCCGATTTATGCCACCGTGGACCGGGTGAAGGCTCTCATCGGCCCTCAGACCACCTTGCTGGGCTTTGCGGGCAGTCCGTGGACCGTGGCGACCTACATGGTGAACGGCGAGGGGTCGAAGGATCACCACGCGGCTCGGGTGATGGCCTACAAGGATCCCGGTGCATTCGGCGCGATCGTCGATGCCATCGCCGATATGACCGTGGACTACCTCGTCGGCCAGATCGAGGCGGGGGCGGAAGCGGTGCAATTGTTCGACAGCTGGTCGGGCAGCCTGGCGCCCGACGAATTCGAGCGCTGGGTCATCGCGCCCAATGCGCGGATCACGGCCGCGGTGCAGGCGCGCTGCCCGGGCGTGCCGGTGATCGGCTTTCCCAAGGGCGCGGGTGCGAAGCTCGCCGCCTATGCCCGCGAAACGGGCGTGGTCGCCGTGGGAGTTGACGAGACGATCGATCCGCTGTGGGCCGCGCGCGAGCTGCCCGCCGGAATGCCGGTGCAAGGCAATCTCGATCCTCTCCTGCTCGAGGCCGGCGGCGACCGTTTGGTCGAGCGGACGCATGCGATCCTCGAAGCGTTCGCCGACCGGCCGCACGTGTTCAACCTCGGCCACGGCATCGGCCAGCACACGCCGATCGACCATGTCGTCACCCTTCGCGACACGGTGCGCGCGTGGAGGGGGTGA